From the Theobroma cacao cultivar B97-61/B2 chromosome 2, Criollo_cocoa_genome_V2, whole genome shotgun sequence genome, one window contains:
- the LOC18609402 gene encoding uncharacterized protein LOC18609402: MRNMEIDYTQIMSKEKREFLDILKEALTIPHKHINFIIFSLLTSFPYFGLSVFFEIVLQQTLLKTFKFFTPVPSDSFYYDWESSVALHDDWHRSGGNLSGEWIKLCLLYLAPYHLLGLLNIVMTVNAASMIYAGEKPISLRDILVQKTRLKGPFITSIYVLLLSTCILLGLVGVVTNCYILSKGFVIDYYYYSSNNNFVDSLITIFHITIFIALLMKYSEWSAGWNMALVISVLEETYGIEAFELATYFSRGSTRRGLLLMLVFVAWEIVFRLPCLFGRWSERLGAIVFTSVFTGLICVGNLMKWVVCVVYFFDCKKRILEKKVDEEVGSDGKVVNV; the protein is encoded by the coding sequence ATGAGAAACATGGAGATCGATTACACTCAAATTATGTCCAAGGAGAAGCGTGAATTCCTCGATATACTCAAAGAAGCTCTTACAATTCCCCATAAACATATCAACTTTATCATCTTCAGCCTTCTCACCTCCTTTCCTTACTTCGGTCTTTCAGTTTTCTTTGAGATTGTCCTCCAGCAAACGTTGCTTAAAACCTTCAAGTTCTTCACACCCGTGCCTTCAGATTCCTTTTACTATGACTGGGAATCATCAGTTGCCTTGCATGATGATTGGCATAGATCTGGGGGGAATCTTTCTGGTGAATGGATTAAACTCTGTCTTCTCTACCTGGCACCATATCATCTTCTAGGGCTCCTTAACATAGTCATGACTGTTAATGCAGCATCCATGATATATGCAGGAGAGAAACCAATCAGCCTCAGAGATATTTTGGTACAGAAAACAAGGTTGAAAGGTCCCTTCATTACATCAATATATGTTCTTCTATTGTCAACTTGTATTCTACTTGGATTAGTTGGGGTTGTAACCAACTGCTATATTCTGTCAAAGGGCTTTGTAATAGACTACTATTATTATAGTTCGAATAACAACTTTGTGGATTCATTGATAACCATATTCCATATCACTATATTTATAGCATTGTTGATGAAATACTCAGAGTGGAGTGCTGGATGGAACATGGCTCTTGTGATCTCAGTATTGGAGGAGACGTATGGGATCGAAGCATTTGAACTCGCGACTTATTTTAGCAGGGGTAGTACCCGGCGTGGACTTCTTTTGATGCTTGTTTTCGTTGCATGGGAAATTGTCTTCAGGTTGCCCTGCCTCTTTGGGAGGTGGAGTGAGAGGCTTGGAGCCATTGTGTTCACCTCTGTATTCACTGGCTTGATTTGTGTAGGGAATTTGATGAAGTGGGTGGTTTGCGTGGTATATTTCTTTGATTGCAAGAAGAggattttagagaaaaaagttGACGAGGAAGTAGGGAGTGATGGTAAAGTTGTCAATGTATAA
- the LOC18609404 gene encoding serine/arginine-rich splicing factor RSZ21 isoform X2: MSRVYVGNLDPRVTERDLEDEFRIFGVLRSVWVARRPPGYAFVEFDDRRDAIDAIRELDGKSGWRVELSHNSKGGGGRGGRRGGGEDLKCYECGEPGHFARECRLRIGSRGLGSGRHRSPSPRRRRSPSYGSYSPRGRRSPRRRSISPRRGRSYSRSPPYRHSRRDSPYANGD; the protein is encoded by the exons ATGTCTCGTGTTTATGTCGGAAATCTGGATCCTCGGGTCACTGAGAGGGATCTGGAAGACGAGTTCAGGATTTTCGGCGTTCTCCGCag TGTATGGGTTGCTCGAAGGCCACCAGGATATGCATTTGTTGAGTTTGATGATCGAAGGGATGCTATTGATGCAATCCGTGAATTGGATG GCAAGAGTGGTTGGCGTGTGGAACTTTCTCATAATTCGAAGGGTGGCGGAGGCCGTGGTGGTCGCCGTGGTGGGGGTGAGGATTTGAAGTGTTATGAGTGCGGTGAACCTGGTCACTTTGCTCGTGAATGCCGCTTGCGCATTGGTTCACGAGGCCTGGGAAGTGGGCGACACAGAAGCCCCAGTCCTCGTCGCCGTAGGAGTCCAAGTTATGG GAGCTATAGTCCACGTGGGAGAAGATCTCCTCGGCGCCGCAGCATATCACCTCGTCGTGGTCGCAGCTACAGCAGGTCACCTCCTTATCGTCATTCTCGTCGTGATTCACCTTATGCTAATGG AGATTAA
- the LOC18609403 gene encoding uncharacterized protein LOC18609403, translating to MAIESERERGTEEDYTRIMLKQKLKFFDIFKQALTIPCTTPGVPQHNRSCSFGVNDIYRGETSQLQRYDGFLTNCYIMVRSFDYHAYVDVLLTIVRGVGFTILLVKLLEWSAGWNMALVISILEEKYGIEALEWAAYMNRDCSQRGLILMLVFFAWGLTIRLSCIFYGCSDELATGSVLFTSIYTCLICLGNAMKWVICVVYFFDCKKGISEKKVDDEEVGRDVKLVDH from the exons ATGGCCATAGAAAGTGAGCGAGAGAGGGGCACGGAGGAGGATTATACCCGCATTATGTTGAAGCAGAAGCTAAAGTTCTTTGATATTTTCAAACAAGCTCTAACAATTCCGTGCACAA CTCCTGGAGTTCCTCAACATAATCGTAGTTGTTCCTTTGGCGTCAATGATATATACCGCGGAGAAACCAGTCAGCTTCAGAGATATGATG GATTTCTCACCAACTGCTATATTATGGTGAGGAGCTTTGATTATCACGCATACGTTGACGTTTTGCTAACCATCGTTCGGGGAGTTGGTTTTACAATTCTGTTGGTTAAGTTGTTAGAGTGGAGTGCTGGATGGAACATGGCTTTAGTAATTTCGATATTGGAGGAGAAATATGGGATTGAAGCATTGGAGTGGGCCGCATATATGAACAGGGATTGTAGCCAGCGAGGACTAATTTTGATGCTTGTTTTCTTTGCGTGGGGACTTACCATTAGGCTGTCCTGCATCTTTTACGGATGCAGTGATGAACTTGCAACTGGAAGCGTTTTGTTCACTTCTATATACACTTGCTTGATTTGTTTAGGAAATGCGATGAAGTGGGTAATTTGTGTTGTATATTTCTTTGATTGCAAGAAGGGAATTTCAGAAAAGAAAGTTGATGATGAGGAAGTAGGAAGAGATGTTAAACTTGTCGATCATTGA
- the LOC18609404 gene encoding serine/arginine-rich splicing factor RSZ21 isoform X1, which produces MSRVYVGNLDPRVTERDLEDEFRIFGVLRSVWVARRPPGYAFVEFDDRRDAIDAIRELDGKSGWRVELSHNSKGGGGRGGRRGGGEDLKCYECGEPGHFARECRLRIGSRGLGSGRHRSPSPRRRRSPSYGYGRRSYSPRGRRSPRRRSISPRRGRSYSRSPPYRHSRRDSPYANGD; this is translated from the exons ATGTCTCGTGTTTATGTCGGAAATCTGGATCCTCGGGTCACTGAGAGGGATCTGGAAGACGAGTTCAGGATTTTCGGCGTTCTCCGCag TGTATGGGTTGCTCGAAGGCCACCAGGATATGCATTTGTTGAGTTTGATGATCGAAGGGATGCTATTGATGCAATCCGTGAATTGGATG GCAAGAGTGGTTGGCGTGTGGAACTTTCTCATAATTCGAAGGGTGGCGGAGGCCGTGGTGGTCGCCGTGGTGGGGGTGAGGATTTGAAGTGTTATGAGTGCGGTGAACCTGGTCACTTTGCTCGTGAATGCCGCTTGCGCATTGGTTCACGAGGCCTGGGAAGTGGGCGACACAGAAGCCCCAGTCCTCGTCGCCGTAGGAGTCCAAGTTATGGGTATGGGCGCAG GAGCTATAGTCCACGTGGGAGAAGATCTCCTCGGCGCCGCAGCATATCACCTCGTCGTGGTCGCAGCTACAGCAGGTCACCTCCTTATCGTCATTCTCGTCGTGATTCACCTTATGCTAATGG AGATTAA
- the LOC18609401 gene encoding uncharacterized protein LOC18609401, translating into MQNQTLELFSILKQALIIPCQNTNLILLSFLASLPLLCFMLFHEMILHRTLIATSEIFRQPPAYFSHWLIPVNATRSMANDFSYKLIQLGLLHLLPLHLLELCAVVVSVDLTAKTYTKEKPTNPKEMIQRLLNKARCKGILVTSSYVYLVSTCFLLGLAWLVTNFYIIVRTFFNNVFTAALFRVTCIALLAKYLEWAAIWNMSIVISILEEIHGANALGLSAYFCRGSERQGILLMLIFFTWGAGLRLVCFYGGCNKKDWTSLIQVSLICMGNVMKWMACVIHFYHRREHNLHRVDEEAGKQVEAVYEIF; encoded by the coding sequence ATGCAGAACCAGACGCTGGAGTTGTTTAGCATACTTAAACAAGCTCTTATAATCCCTTGTCAAAATACCAACCTCATCCTACTTTCTTTCCTCGCCTCCCTACCCCTCCTTTGCTTCATGCTTTTCCATGAAATGATCCTCCACAGAACACTTATCGCAACCTCGGAGATTTTTCGACAACCCCCAGCTTATTTCAGTCATTGGCTGATCCCAGTCAATGCAACCAGAAGCATGGCTAATGATTTCTCTTATAAACTGATACAACTGGGTCTTCTCCACCTGCTGCCCCTTCATCTTCTGGAGCTCTGCGCTGTGGTGGTTTCCGTTGATTTGACAGCAAAAACATATACCAAAGAGAAACCAACTAATCCCAAGGAGATGATACAAAGACTTCTCAATAAAGCAAGGTGTAAAGGCATTCTTGTCACATCTTCATATGTTTACTTGGTATCAACTTGTTTCCTACTCGGATTAGCGTGGTTAGTGACAAACTTCTATATTATTGTGAGGACTTTTTTCAATAATGTGTTCACTGCAGCACTTTTTAGAGTAACTTGCATAGCTCTGCTAGCGAAATACTTGGAATGGGCAGCTATCTGGAACATGAGTATTGTGATTTCAATATTAGAGGAGATACATGGGGCTAATGCTCTGGGACTCTCGGCTTATTTTTGTAGAGGCAGCGAGAGACAAGGGATTCTGTTGATGCTTATTTTCTTCACATGGGGTGCCGGTTTAAGGTTAGTGTGCTTCTATGGCGGATGCAATAAGAAAGACTGGACAAGTCTTATACAGGTTAGCTTGATTTGTATGGGGAATGTGATGAAGTGGATGGCTTGCGTGATACATTTCTATCATCGCAGAGAACACAATCTACACCGGGTTGATGAAGAAGCAGGGAAACAAGTCGAAGCTgtgtatgaaattttttaa
- the LOC18609400 gene encoding spermidine synthase produces the protein MAEESGAPVSCSDLPVKRPREDEENGVSAAAMETEGDKSNASNNVKEADGISSVIPGWFSEINQMWPGEAHSLKVEKILFQGKSDYQNVMVFQSSTYGKVLVLDGVIQLTERDECAYQEMITHLPLCSIPNPKKVLVIGGGDGGVLREVSRHSSVEQIDICEIDKMVVDVSKEFFPDVAVGYEDPRVTLHIGDGVAFLKAVPEGTYDAVIVDSSDPIGPAQELFEKPFFESVAKALRPGGVVCTQAESIWLHMHIIEDIVANCRQIFKGSVNYAWTTVPTYPSGVIGFMLCSTEGPPVDFKHPVNPIDSDDSCCKSKRPLRFYNSEIHSAAFCLPSFAKKVIDSKH, from the exons ATGGCAGAAGAGAGCGGTGCCCCTGTGAGTTGTTCGGATTTGCCCGTTAAAAGGCCGagagaagatgaagaaaacgGGGTTTCTGCAGCTGCCATGGAAACGGAAGGTGATAAAAGTAACGCTTCCAATAACGTTAAGGAAGCTGATGGGATATCCTCTGTTATTCCTGGATGGTTCTCTGAGATTAACCAAATGTGGCCTG GAGAGGCACATTCTTTAAAGGTTGAAAAGATCTTATTTCAAGGAAAGTCTGATTACCAGAATGTTATGGTCTTCCAG TCATCAACATATGGGAAGGTCCTTGTTTTGGACGGTGTGATTCAGCTCACAGAGAGGGATGAATGTGCATATCAAGAAATGATTACTCACCTTCCTCTTTGCTCCATTCCAAATCCAAAGAAG GTTTTGGTTATTGGTGGTGGAGATGGTGGAGTTCTACGGGAAGTTTCTCGTCATTCTTCTGTTGAGCAGATTGACATCTGTGAAATTGATAAGATGGTAGTTGAT GTTTCTAAAGAATTTTTCCCTGATGTAGCTGTTGGTTATGAGGATCCCCGTGTGACCCTTCATATTGGTGATG GAGTTGCATTTTTGAAGGCTGTTCCAGAAGGTACTTATGATGCCGTTATAGTGGATTCTTCTGACCCAATAG GTCCGGCACAAGAGCTCTTTGAGAAGCCCTTTTTTGAGTCAGTGGCAAAGGCTCTTCGTCCAGGTGGAGTAGTCTGTACTCAGGCAGAAAgtatctggctacatatgcaCATAATTGAGGATATTGTAGCGAACTGCCGCCAAATCTTCAAAGGCTCCGTTAACTATGCATGGACTACGGTTCCTACATACCCAAG TGGTGTGATTGGTTTCATGCTTTGCTCAACTGAGGGACCTCCTGTTGACTTCAAGCATCCTGTGAACCCTATTGACAGTGATGATAGCTGCTGCAAATCAAAACGACCCCTAAGGTTTTACAACTCTGAG ATTCATTCGGCTGCTTTCTGTTTGCCATCCTTTGCGAAGAAGGTGATTGATTCAAAACATTAG